One genomic window of Arachis stenosperma cultivar V10309 chromosome 10, arast.V10309.gnm1.PFL2, whole genome shotgun sequence includes the following:
- the LOC130958035 gene encoding pathogenesis-related protein 1-like, whose translation MKTCKISFSLICILFGLLCIMNDYVYAHDDSPKDYLDAHNIARSELGEPNLVWDETLEKYAQNYANQRKQDCQLIHSHGPYGENLAWSSSNDLSGVDAVKMWVDEKPYFNYLLNICADNQMCGHYTQVIWGNTLRVGCAKVICDNNGGSFITCNYDPPGNYIGERPY comes from the coding sequence atgaaaacatgcaagatttcattttctcttatttgCATCTTATTCGGCTTATTATGCATTATGAATGATTATGTCTATGCTCATGATGATTCACCAAAAGACTATCTTGATGCACACAACATAGCAAGATCAGAGTTGGGTGAACCGAATTTGGTTTGGGACGAAACCCTtgaaaaatatgcacaaaattatgCCAATCAACGTAAACAAGATTGCCAGCTAATCCATTCACATGGTCCCTATGGAGAGAACCTTGCATGGAGCAGCAGCAAtgatctttctggcgttgatgCTGTGAAAATGTGGGTAGATGAGAAACCATACTTTAATTACTTGTTAAACATATGTGCTGATAATCAAATGTGTGGCCACTACACTCAAGTGATTTGGGGCAACACATTGCGTGTTGGTTGTGCCAAAGTCATTTGTGACAATAATGGAGGCAGTTTCATTACTTGCAACTATGATCCTCCTGGCAATTACATTGGAGAGAGACCTTATTGA